A region of Streptomyces sp. TG1A-60 DNA encodes the following proteins:
- a CDS encoding ketoacyl-ACP synthase III family protein codes for MLLSDLYIAGLGARIPERVTTKEAVAAGWYDAAEAEALSWESVAVAGDVPAPDLAIAAAHQALEVSGHAPSEVDILMHVSCNHQGPDLWSPQHYVLRNTVGGSIPALEIRQGCNGFLAAMELAGTYLAAAEDRTAALITSADNWGDPLVDRWRATPGGLFGDAATACVLSRRTGFARLVNVRAVSLPELEELNRGGEPLFPPGCTTGVKVDLRERAATYKGGQDLVNAGQLMGETQRALIKETLDEAGLAPGDITRVAHQFVGDLNVLHRLLEPFGEEAGVTKGVWDFGRSVGHTGANDQTSGLHHLVSTGQLRRGDRVMLLGAGAGISFSCAVVEMLDVPSWAAVPDRAA; via the coding sequence ATGCTTCTGTCCGACCTGTACATCGCGGGTCTGGGCGCCCGTATCCCCGAGCGCGTCACCACGAAGGAGGCCGTGGCCGCCGGGTGGTACGACGCGGCGGAGGCGGAGGCCCTCAGCTGGGAGTCGGTGGCCGTCGCGGGCGACGTGCCCGCCCCGGACCTGGCGATCGCAGCCGCGCACCAGGCCCTTGAGGTGTCCGGGCACGCCCCCTCCGAGGTCGACATCCTGATGCACGTGTCGTGCAACCACCAGGGCCCCGACCTGTGGTCCCCGCAGCACTACGTCCTGCGTAACACCGTCGGCGGGAGCATCCCCGCCCTGGAGATCCGCCAGGGCTGCAACGGCTTCCTCGCCGCGATGGAACTCGCCGGCACCTACCTGGCGGCGGCCGAGGACCGTACAGCCGCCCTGATCACGTCGGCGGACAACTGGGGGGACCCGCTGGTCGACCGGTGGCGGGCCACCCCCGGCGGCCTGTTCGGCGACGCGGCGACGGCCTGCGTGCTGTCCCGCCGGACCGGCTTCGCACGGCTGGTCAACGTCCGTGCCGTGTCCCTGCCGGAACTGGAGGAGCTGAACCGGGGCGGCGAGCCGCTCTTCCCGCCGGGGTGCACGACGGGCGTCAAGGTCGACCTGCGGGAGCGTGCCGCCACGTACAAGGGCGGTCAGGACCTGGTGAACGCGGGGCAGTTGATGGGCGAGACGCAGCGCGCCCTCATCAAGGAAACCCTTGACGAGGCGGGGCTCGCCCCAGGCGACATCACCCGCGTCGCCCACCAGTTCGTCGGCGACCTGAACGTGCTCCACCGCCTGCTGGAACCATTCGGCGAGGAAGCCGGTGTCACCAAGGGCGTGTGGGACTTCGGGCGTTCGGTCGGGCACACGGGCGCCAACGACCAGACCAGCGGCCTGCACCACCTGGTGTCGACCGGTCAGCTGCGGCGCGGTGACCGGGTGATGCTGCTGGGCGCCGGGGCCGGGATCTCCTTCTCGTGCGCCGTCGTGGAGATGCTGGACGTCCCCTCGTGGGCCGCCGTGCCGGACCGGGCCGCATGA
- a CDS encoding alpha/beta fold hydrolase, with the protein MTVDAPVQLANLWALRMREATAPAPLLRLICVPYAGGGAAVYHGWADRLPGVIEPWAVRMPGRDARLHEPLRTDLVATAGELADALAPLLTQPYAFFGHSLGALLAFETVRALRERGAPEPALLAVSARNPPQQRTYGGGVHRLPDDEYLDVLDSRYGAIPPLLREDAQMRALYLPILRADTTMLETYRYVPGRPLGCPVVAYGGAEDPETSAATLGAWAEVTGAGCATDVLPGGHFFLGSSREELLGLLSAELLRALVP; encoded by the coding sequence ATGACGGTCGACGCACCGGTCCAGCTGGCCAATCTGTGGGCGCTGCGGATGCGGGAGGCCACGGCGCCCGCTCCGCTGCTGCGGCTGATCTGCGTCCCCTACGCGGGTGGTGGCGCCGCCGTCTACCACGGCTGGGCGGACCGCCTGCCGGGCGTGATCGAGCCGTGGGCGGTGCGCATGCCCGGCCGCGACGCCCGGCTGCACGAACCGCTGCGCACGGACCTGGTGGCGACGGCGGGGGAACTGGCCGACGCCCTCGCGCCCCTGCTGACGCAGCCGTACGCCTTCTTCGGGCACAGCCTCGGCGCGCTCCTGGCGTTCGAGACGGTGCGGGCGCTGCGGGAGCGGGGTGCGCCGGAGCCGGCCTTGCTGGCCGTGTCGGCGCGCAATCCCCCGCAGCAGCGCACGTACGGGGGCGGCGTGCACCGGCTGCCGGACGACGAGTATCTCGACGTGCTGGACAGCCGGTACGGGGCCATCCCGCCGCTGCTGCGGGAGGACGCGCAGATGCGGGCGCTCTACCTGCCGATCCTGCGCGCAGACACGACCATGCTGGAGACGTACCGCTATGTGCCGGGGCGGCCGCTTGGGTGCCCCGTCGTTGCCTACGGTGGTGCCGAGGACCCGGAGACGTCGGCGGCGACGCTGGGTGCCTGGGCGGAGGTGACGGGCGCCGGGTGTGCCACGGACGTGCTGCCCGGCGGGCACTTCTTCCTGGGGTCGTCGCGGGAGGAGTTGCTCGGCCTCCTGTCGGCCGAGCTGCTGAGGGCTCTCGTGCCCTGA